A single Apodemus sylvaticus chromosome 20, mApoSyl1.1, whole genome shotgun sequence DNA region contains:
- the LOC127670524 gene encoding glyceraldehyde-3-phosphate dehydrogenase-like, whose amino-acid sequence MVKVSVNKHGCIWLLVTRAAFCSASGKAEIVAINDPFIDLNYMVYMFQYDSTNGKFNSTVKAENRKLVINGKTITIFQAENWDQLKNGAKKIIISTPSADAPMFVMGMNHKKYDNSLKIVSTYPVPPTAYHPPAKVIHDNFGIMEGLMTTVHAITATQKTMNDPSRKLCCDGRGATQNIIPAFTSAAKAVGKMPEVHPGDEYLKEMMLKTGIPERGRIELDSNPLPCTKFNSKWTQDCNAKSKMLELLEEDTDSTL is encoded by the exons ATGGTGAAGGTCAGTGTGAACAAACATGGCTGTATTTGGCTCCTGGTTACCAGGGCTGCCTTCTGCTCTGCATCTGGCAAAGCAGAGATTGTTGCCATCAATGACCCCTTCATTGACCTCAACTACATGGTCTACATGTTCCAGTATGACTCCACCAATGGCAAATTCAACAGCACAGTCAAAGCTGAGAACAGGAAGCTTGTCATCAATGGGAAGaccatcaccatcttccaggC AGAAAACTGGGACCAATTGAAGAATGGGGCTAAAAAGATTATCATCTCCACACCTTCTGCTGATGCCCCCATGTTTGTGATGGGTATGAATCACAAGAAATATGACAACTCACTCAAGATTGTCAGCACGTATCCTGTACCACCAACTGCTTACCACCCCCCAGCTaaggtcatccatgacaactttggcATCATGGAAGGACTCATGACCACGGTCCATGCCATTACTGCCACTCAGAAGACTATGAATGACCCCTCTAGAAAGCTGTGTTGTGATGGCCGTGGGGCTACCCAGAACATTATCCCTGCATTCACTAGTGCTGCTaaggctgtgggcaag atgccagAAGTCCACCCCGGAGACGAGTATCTTAAAGAAATGATgctgaaaactggaataccagaACGTGGTAGAATAGAATTAGACTCAAATCCTTtgccctgcacaaaattcaactcAAAATGGACCCAAGACTGTAATGCGAAATCTAAGATGCTGGAACTTCTAGAAGAAGACACAGATAGTACCCTCTAA